The following are from one region of the Aspergillus luchuensis IFO 4308 DNA, chromosome 4, nearly complete sequence genome:
- a CDS encoding putative PHD transcription factor (Rum1) (COG:S;~EggNog:ENOG410PFAK;~InterPro:IPR001841,IPR001606,IPR019787,IPR019786, IPR036431,IPR011011,IPR003349,IPR004198,IPR001965, IPR013637,IPR003347,IPR013083;~PFAM:PF02928,PF01388,PF02375,PF00628,PF02373, PF08429;~antiSMASH:Cluster_4.9;~go_function: GO:0003677 - DNA binding [Evidence IEA]) — MVAPASAGGASTGLQPSTSRQPTRSASTHPSHSHNVPLSARRSEPLDLSTVERRGQPNAPREPSTRVRPHGLQEAPTFRPTEEEFKDPEAYIRKIAPEGKKYGICRIIPPENWQPTFAIDTERFHFKTRRQELNSVEGGTRANLNYLDQLAKFHKQHGTNLNRFPSVDKRPLDLYKLKKAVEVRGGFDQVCKMKKWAEIGRDLGYSGKIMSSLSTSLKNSYQRWLQPYEEYLRVAKPGVQQQLELEHGGPYTPSPNHSPMPKKPVSLDSATPSATPQPAPSNPVAPPSAAKEVEATPEKPTPPIEPARPIASGFTPVNAGSSGFTAVNRSPSFVAVNSGPAVKREADNGSLTPKSIAEHPANPSAASNGHAGPPMKRAISHESASHAENGEVDANGRRSKRLRKDAPLPTVSGSHMSLLRPAPPRQRKSDHRKTGDKCEICGKSEERSSILVCDSCDHGYHKSCLDPPLTTVPEYDWHCPKCLVGTGEFGFEEGGVYSLKQFQEKANNFKKTYFASKMPFDPVLNTHRRESEDDVEREFWRLVESLTETVEVEYGADIHSTTHGSGFPTIERNPLDPYSVDPWNLNVMPFHGDSLFRHIKSDISGMTVPWVYVGMCFSTFCWHNEDHYAYSANYQHFGATKTWYGIPGADAEAFEEAMRQAVPELFEGQPDLLFQLVTLMPPDQLRKAGVRVYALDQRAGQFVITFPQAYHAGFNHGFNFNEAVNFAPADWEPWGAMGVQRLQDFRRHPCFSHDELLLTAAARDQSITTAKWLAPALQRACARELSDRATFATRHRELAPHNCTLYSEDPAATGNCQLKFVVEEEDLPEDDYQCQYCKAYTYLAQFRCHKTGKTVCLPHVETYDCCGEPLTQRLTGPDHTLRYRIGDDALKALVLKVQERARIPEAWGEKLDKMLEDEPKPQLKVLHNLLNEGEKIPYHLPGLQDLAAFVQRCDKWVEEATNYITRKQQNRRKNEKAWRKGTSKAAQLEERDREVRRVENIYALLAEADKLSFDCPQMAALEEKTREIEKFRQDVNVALMNPNIRSVQEVEDLVESARNFNVDIPEVEGLEHILRQMKWNEEARRKRDRYLTLKECQEIIQAGEQLGLSETNDHLLHFKDLCRHGEAWEAKAKELMSVEAVHYQQLEALSAQASRFPVSPDTLAAVDAILTKQREAQRRIQSLYDRSRDPDFRNRPKYKEVRELMDSLEELNSRPTGAIDLEREQKRHEDWMRKGKKLFGKANAPLHILKSHMEYVEKRNSYCFDLEDRCRPPVEPASRDNTPDGLLESTSTPSMWGGGKSRKRDVFCICRHSEAGMMIECEVCHEWYHGKCLKIARGKVKEFDKYTCPICDWRQKIPRDAARPKLEDLLEWQAEIAGLPFQPDEEEILDNIINQATTFRDFLHSFTNAACTTTEEVPTLIFYLRKIEGAEVLLAYETNFFRQEIHKWAPVAPEPPPILEQSLSTRKPRPTKQQKIMAQLGVERPEDLPPHLRTKQPNFAKRKSIESQTGRPSILQTPGDGSNSDSGRSGPTLTPMADAPNPPYPFSANYSLPATESTPAFAPGSSAFLPHVSADSPSFPPRSPTLPHQGLDTSLFSSPRYTRDHNDAPPGVDVDSRDPFDSSPRQNLDDVFADLTNQDQDPDQEPEPELMENTHANEALEVLDVSNGDDSDGLPDADSPDHKVNGDTNGHAEADDHADEL, encoded by the exons ATGGTGGCTCCGGCCTCTGCTGGAGGCGCCTCTACAGGCCTGCAGCCTTCAACGAGTCGCCAACCCACTCGATCGGCCAGCACTCACCCATCGCATTCTCACAATGTTCCCTTGAGCGCTCGCAGGTCCGAACCCCTCGACTTGTCCACCGTCGAGCGCCGTGGACAACCCAATGCCCCTCGCGAACCGAGTACACGAGTGCGCCCCCATGGGTTACAAGAGGCACCCACCTTCCGGCCGACAGAGGAGGAGTTCAAGGATCCCGAGGCATACATCCGCAAGATCGCGccggaggggaagaagtatgGAATTTGCCGGATCATTCCGCCTGAGAACTGGCAACCAACGTTTGCTATAGATACAGAG CGATTCCATTTCAAAACCCGTCGGCAGGAGCTCAACTCGGTTGAAGGAG GAACTCGTGCAAACTTGAACTACCTCGATCAATTGGCCAAGTTTCACAAGCAACATGGcaccaacctcaaccgaTTCCCGAGCGTCGACAAACGTCCGCTGGATCTGTACAAACTGAAAAAGGCGGTGGAGGTCCGTGGTGGCTTTGATCAAGTCTgcaagatgaagaaatggGCCGAGATTGGGCGCGACTTGGGCTACAGTGGCAAAATCATGTCCTCGCTCTCCACATCGCTCAAGAATTCGTATCAAAGATGGCTTCAGCCATACGAAGAGTATCTGCGTGTGGCCAAGCCCGGGGTTCAGCAACAATTGGAGCTGGAACATGGTGGTCCTTATACACCGTCCCCGAACCATTCCCCCATGCCCAAAAAGCCTGTATCACTTGACAGCGCCACACCGTCTGCCACGCCTCAGCCCGCACCGAGCAATCCAGTTGCGCCTCCAAGTGCGGCAAAGGAGGTCGAGGCAACTCCAGAGAAGCCCACACCGCCCATCGAGCCTGCTCGGCCGATTGCGTCTGGATTTACACCCGTGAATGCTGGCTCGAGTGGTTTCACTGCTGTCAATCGATCTCCATCTTTTGTGGCTGTGAATAGTGGCCCCGCCGTGAAGCGGGAAGCAGACAATGGCTCTCTCACCCCGAAGAGTATCGCTGAGCACCCGGCCAATCCAAGCGCTGCTTCCAATGGCCACGCGGGTCCGCCAATGAAGCGCGCGATCAGCCACGAAAGTGCATCGCACGCTGAAAACGGTGAAGTTGATGCTAATGGTCGACGGAGCAAGCGACTTCGGAAAG ATGCGCCACTGCCCACTGTATCGGGCTCACACATGAGCCTCCTGCGTCCTGCACCACCTCGGCAACGCAAGAGCGATCACCGGAAGACTGGTGAT AAATGCGAAATATGTGGAAAATCGGAGGAACGCTCGTCGATTCTAGTGTGTGATAGTTGTGATCATGGGTATCACAAATCCTGTCTCGATCCACCCCTGACCACAGTCCCTGAATATGACTGGCATTGCCCCAAGTGCCTGGTCGGTACCGGCGAATTTGGCTTCGAAGAGGGTGGCGTGTATTCGCTCAAGCAGTTCCAAGAGAAGGCGAACAACTTCAAGAAAACCTACTTCGCCTCCAAGATGCCTTTTGACCCCGTGCTCAATACTCACCGACGTGAATctgaggatgatgttgagCGCGAATTCTGGCGACTGGTGGAGAGCTTGACGGAGACGGTCGAGGTCGAGTACGGTGCAGATATTCATTCAACCACGCATGGAAGTGGTTTTCCCACCATTGAACGGAATCCGCTGGATCCCTACTCGGTTGATCCTTGGAATCTAAACGTGATGCCTTTCCACGGAGACTCCCTGTTCCGCCATATCAAGTCTGACATCTCCGGCATGACTGTCCCTTGGGTCTATGTTGGCATGTGCTTTTCGACATTCTGCTGGCACAATGAAGACCATTATGCTTATTCGGCCAATTACCAGCATTTTGGCGCCACCAAGACTTGGTACGGCATTCCCGGAGCGGATGCCGAGGCATTCGAGGAAGCCATGCGGCAGGCGGTACCGGAGCTGTTTGAGGGCCAACCCGACCTTCTGTTCCAGCTGGTCACGCTAATGCCCCCGGATCAACTGAGAAAGGCCGGTGTTAGAGTGTATGCACTGGATCAGCGGGCGGGTCAATTCGTGATCACCTTCCCGCAGGCATACCATGCCGGGTTCAACCATGGTTTCAACTTTAACGAGGCTGTCAACTTTGCGCCTGCGGATTGGGAACCCTGGGGTGCCATGGGGGTGCAGCGCCTTCAAGATTTCCGTCGACACCCGTGTTTCTCCCATGACGAGCTCCTTTTGACAGCTGCAGCTCGTGATCAATCTATCACCACGGCCAAGTGGTTGGCACCAGCACTCCAGCGTGCCTGCGCGCGGGAATTGAGCGATCGAGCGACGTTCGCCACCCGACATCGGGAGCTGGCTCCGCACAATTGTACCCTGTATTCTGAAGACCCTGCAGCTACTGGGAATTGTCAACTCAAGTttgtggttgaggaggaagacctGCCCGAAGATGATTATCAGTGCCAGTATTGCAAGGCCTATACTTATCTAGCGCAGTTCCGATGCCATAAGACTGGGAAGACTGTGTGCTTGCCCCACGTGGAAACGTATGATTGTTGTGGCGAACCGCTAACACAAAGGTTAACTGGCCCGGACCACACACTGCGCTATCGAATAGGTGATGATGCCTTGAAGGCCTTAGTACTAAAGGTCCAGGAACGCGCCAGGATCCCGGAGGCCTGGGGAGAGAAGCTCGACAAAATGCTGGAAGACGAGCCGAAGCCCCAATTGAAGGTCCTTCATAACCTACTTAATGAAGGTGAGAAAATCCCATACCATTTGCCTGGTCTCCAAGATCTCGCGGCTTTCGTCCAGCGTTGCGATAAATGGGTTGAAGAAGCAACCAATTACATTACCCGGAAGCAGCAGAACCGGAGGAAGAACGAGAAGGCGTGGCGCAAGGGGACTTCTAAAGCTGCGCAGCTGGAAGAACGTGATCGTGAAGTTCGCAGAGTAGAAAACATCTACGCCCTTCTTGCAGAGGCTGATAAACTGTCGTTCGACTGTCCACAGATGGCggctctggaagagaagaccCGCGAGATCGAGAAATTCCGCCAGGACGTTAACGTTGCCCTCATGAACCCCAACATCCGATCGGTCCAGGAAGTCGAGGATCTGGTGGAATCCGCGCGCAATTTCAACGTGGATATACCCGAGGTTGAGGGACTAGAGCACATACTCCGGCAAATGAAATGGAACGAGGAAGCCCGTCGCAAACGGGATCGGTACCTGACCTTGAAGGAATGTCAGGAAATCATCCAGGCCGGCGAGCAACTAGGATTATCGGAGACCAAcgaccacctcctccacttcaAGGATCTGTGTCGCCACGGTGAGGCCTGGGAAGCAAAAGCCAAGGAGTTGATGTCCGTAGAAGCCGTTCACTACCAGCAACTCGAGGCTTTGTCTGCGCAGGCATCCCGGTTCCCAGTGTCCCCTGATACCCTGGCAGCTGTAGACGCAATTTTGACCAAACAACGCGAAGCGCAGCGCAGGATCCAGAGTCTGTATGACCGGAGCCGGGATCCGGATTTTCGCAACCGTCCCAAGTACAAGGAAGTCCGGGAGCTCATGGATTCTCTGGAGGAGTTGAACAGCCGGCCCACTGGTGCGATTGACCTTGAGCGTGAGCAAAAGCGTCATGAGgattggatgaggaagggcAAAAAATTATTTGGCAAGGCGAATGCCCCGCTGCACATCCTGAAGTCACATATGGAGTATGTCGAGAAGCGCAATTCATATTGCTTCGATCTGGAAGATCGCTGTCGGCCGCCTGTCGAACCGGCATCGCGAGATAATACCCCAGATGGTTTGCTAGAAAGTACCAGCACTCCAAGTAtgtggggtggtgggaagtCGCGGAAACGGGATGTGTTTTGCATCTGCAGACACTCGGAAGCTGGCATGATGATCGAGTGTGAGGTTTGTCACGAATG GTACCACGGCAAGTGTCTGAAGATTGCAAGGGGCAAGGTCAAGGAATTTGACAAGTACACGTGCCCGATCTGCGACTGGCGCCAGAAGATCCCTCGAGATGCTGCCCGGCCCAAGTTGGAGGATCTCTTGGAATGGCAGGCTGAGATTGCTGGTCTGCCTTTCCAaccggacgaggaggagatccTGGATAATATTATCAACCAAGCCACGACCTTCCGGGACTTCCTCCACAGCTTCACCAATGCTGCTTGCACCACTACGGAGGAGGTCCCCACGTTGATCTTCTACCTGCGGAAAATCGAGGGCGCGGAGGTTCTCCTGGCATATGAGACGAATTTCTTCCGACAAGAGATCCATAAGTGGGCGCCTGTTGCCCCCGAGCCTCCACCGATCCTGGAACAGTCGCTTTCCACTCGGAAGCCCCGCCCcacgaagcagcagaagatcaTGGCTCAGCTCGGCGTGGAGCGGCCTGAAGACCTGCCTCCTCACCTTCGCACTAAGCAGCCCAACTTTGCCAAGCGCAAGTCAATTGAATCTCAGACTGGCCGTCCTTCCATACTCCAGACGCCCGGCGACGGCTCGAACTCTGATTCGGGCCGCAGTGGTCCTACGCTGACGCCGATGGCCGATGCTCCAAACCCGCCGTATCCTTTCTCTGCGAACTACTCACTTCCTGCCACCGAGTCTACCCCAGCGTTCGCACCAGGCTCCTCTGCGTTCTTACCTCATGTTTCGGCCGACTCGCCGTCGTTCCCTCCGCGTTCTCCCACACTACCGCACCAGGGTTTAGACACGTCCCTCTTCAGCTCTCCTCGGTATACCCGAGACCACAATGACGCGCCTcctggagtggatgtggacAGCCGTGATCCTTTCGACAGCAGTCCTCGCCAGAACCTCGACGATGTGTTCGCCGACCTGACAAACCAAGATCAGGATCCAGACCAAGAACCTGAACCGGAGCTGATGGAGAACACGCACGCCAACGAGGCACTTGAGGTTCTCGACGTGAGCAACGGAGATGACTCTGATGGCTTGCCTGATGCAGACTCGCCTGATCACAAAGTGAACGGGGACACCAACGGCCATGCCGAGGCAGACGACCATGCTGATGAGCTTTGA
- the SLX1 gene encoding structure-specific endonuclease subunit SLX1 (COG:L;~EggNog:ENOG410PGIA;~InterPro:IPR035901,IPR027520,IPR000305,IPR013083;~PFAM:PF01541;~go_component: GO:0033557 - Slx1-Slx4 complex [Evidence IEA];~go_function: GO:0017108 - 5'-flap endonuclease activity [Evidence IEA];~go_process: GO:0006281 - DNA repair [Evidence IEA]), translating into MDDAEVDHTKPIPAYYCCYLLRSTKQRTSLYIGSTPHPARRLAQHNGDSKGGARKTAKDDKRPWEMVLLVEGFTSRVAALQFEWAWQNPKMSSQHPANRHQIDLETGEATDTSGVQPSTETGKAKHRGRGSRRSLKAHLEDLHLFLRSTYFSKWPLRLRFFNRDVYQLWATWCDRVDALLPDHVRAILDGDCPEDPLSRTDEPRVRSVEYIKVDYSHIYDYVEKSHFLLDDPSDLRCKLCHEKVVPSEELAVVCPRASCYCISHLLCLSARFLEYAEEPEQLVPIDGNCPLCNQVIQWSTMMQELSLRTRGPSESRAILRKAKRGRAKAPDPIHETSAVDKVASAFEHPGSRAACVESASVGVSDGLDVDHHDDASLDENWTESLDLDPNFDELLDRPKDHKMESSRVEIIIDDSDCEEMEELG; encoded by the exons ATGGACGATGCAGAGGTTGATCATACTAAACCGATCCCGGCCTACTACTGCTGTTATCTGCTGCGTTCAACCAAACAGCGCACTTCCCTGTATATTGGCTCCACTCCACATCCTGCCAGGCGACTTGCGCAGCACAATGGAGATTCCAAAGGCGGTGCTCGCAAAACAGCCAAGGACGATAAAAGACCGTGGGAAATGGTCTTGCTCGTCGAGGGCTTTACGAGTCGCGTGGCTGCATTACAATTCGA GTGGGCGTGGCAGAACCCAAAGATGTCTTCGCAGCACCCGGCGAATCGCCACCAGATTGACTTAGAGACTGGCGAAGCGACAGACACCTCAGGGGTGCAGCCCAGTACCGAAACCGGCAAGGCTAAGCATCGAGGTCGTGGTTCCCGGAGATCCTTGAAGGCCCATTTAGAAGACTTGCATCTTTTCTTACGTTCGACCTATTTTTCGAAATGGCCGCTAAGATTACGATTCTTCAACAGAGACGTCTACCAGCTGTGGGCGACATGGTGCGACCGCGTTGATGCCTTGCTTCCCGATCATGTCCGGGCCATTTTGGATGGGGACTGTCCCGAGGACCCTCTGTCACGGACCGACGAGCCGAGAGTCCGAAGCGTTGAATATATCAAGGTCGACTACAGCCATATCTATGACTACGTAGAGAAGTCCCATTTCTTGCTGGATGATCCCAGCGATTTGCGTTGCAAATTATGCCATGAAAAGGTTGTTCCCAGTGAAGAACTAGCTGTAGTTTGCCCCCGGGCAAGCTGCTATTGCATCAGCCATCTATTATGTCTGTCAGCCAGATTTCTGGAGTACGCCGAGGAGCCAGAGCAGCTCGTTCCGATTGATGGAAATTGTCCTCTATGTAATCAGGTCATCCAATGGTCGACAATGATGCAGGAACTGAGCCTCAGAACTCGAGGACCAAGTGAGTCACGTGCCATTTTGCGAAAGGCAAAACGAGGCCGTGCAAAGGCGCCTGATCCTATCCATGAAACAAGCGCCGTTGACAAAGTAGCCAGCGCGTTCGAACACCCAGGCAGCCGAGCCGCATGCGTCGAGAGTGCGTCAGTTGGCGTCAGCGACGGTCTTGATGTGGACCATCATGACGACGCTAGTTTGGATGAAAATTGGACGGAGTCGTTAGATCTGGATCCGAATTTCGATGAACTCTTGGACCGCCCAAAGGACCATAAGATGGAGTCGTCTAGGGTGGAGATCATCATAGACGACAGTGACTGcgaagagatggaggagctgggatGA